One region of Zootoca vivipara chromosome 7, rZooViv1.1, whole genome shotgun sequence genomic DNA includes:
- the DIRAS3 gene encoding GTP-binding protein Di-Ras3 produces the protein MPEQSNDYRVVVFGAAGVGKSSLVLRFVRGTFRETYIPTVEDTYRQVISCDKSICTLQITDTTGSHQFPAMQRLSISKGHAFMLVYSVTSRQSIEELQPIYEQICQIKGDIQKVPIMLVGNKSDDSQREVQASEGEVLATKWKCSFMETSAKMNYNVQELFQELLNLEKRRSVSLQVDGKKSKQQRKKDKLKGKCSIM, from the coding sequence ATGCCTGAACAAAGTAATGATTACCGAGTGGTCGTGTTTGGAGCTGCAGGGGTTGGCAAGAGTTCTCTGGTTCTCCGCTTTGTGAGGGGAACCTTCCGGGAGACGTACATTCCCACCGTCGAGGACACGTACCGCCAGGTGATCAGCTGCGACAAGAGCATCTGCACCCTTCAGATCACTGATACTACCGGGAGCCACCAGTTCCCAGCCATGCAGAGACTGTCCATCTCCAAAGGCCATGCCTTCATGTTGGTTTACTCCGTGACCAGTCGGCAGTCCATCGAAGAGCTTCAGCCCATCTACGAGCAGATCTGCCAGATCAAAGGAGACATCCAGAAGGTCCCAATCATGTTGGTGGGGAACAAGAGTGATGATTCACAGAGGGAAGTGCAGGCCAGCGAAGGGGAGGTCCTGGCCACCaagtggaaatgctccttcatgGAGACGTCGGCCAAAATGAACTACAATGTGCAGGAGCTTTTCCAGGAGCTCTTGAatttggagaagaggagaagcgTCAGCCTCCAGGTGGACGGCAAGAAATCCAAGCAGCAGCGCAAGAAGGATAAACTGAAAGGCAAATGCTCAATCATGTGA